The genome window CCGTGTGGAGGCCGTCGCCGGAACGGCCGACGCGCCGGGCGTCGGCGAAGCCGTACGGTTGTCCCTCGACCCCGACGGCGTCGCCGTAGTGGGGCCGTAGAAGGCCGCCCGGTTCTGTTCCTCCCGTTCCGTCGCTGCTCCGTTCGGGTGTGACCCTACCTCGAGTCGCTGAATCCACCGCATGCCAACACTTTCCGTGCACACCTGGTGGTAGCTTGCTCCTGGCTTGAGAGCTGAATACCGGATTTCCTGGGGGACATCGGCGATGACGGAAGCAGTCGGTGCCGCGGCGGGACTGGCCGCCACGGACAGCGCCATGCAGGGCATCATCAGCGCCGCCAACAGCGGCCAGTTCCAGATCACCCCCGAAGCCGGCGACGAACTCATCCGCACCTTCGAGGACCTGCAGGAGCAGTTGGAAGGCATGTGGGGCGATCTCGAATACCTCAAGGTACGGACCCCACTCGGCGACAGTCCAGCGGGGCAGGCGATCGCCGAATTCAACAATCAGGTCGTCGGGGGCGGGGACGGGCGCTCGTACGAGGACATGCTCAAGCAGACGAGGGAGCGGGTGCCACAGGTGATCGAAGCGATCAGGAAGGGCATCCAGCTCTACCAGGACGTGGACGAAGGCAACCGCAATTTCGGTGTGCAGGTATGAATTCGAGGGTTGTGACCTTGCGTAGAACGATGTCGACGGCCGCCGTGGTCGCATTCGCCGTGGTTCCACTGGTACTCGGCGGGTGCGGATCCGGAATGGGAAGCGGGCCCTCACCGAGCAGCGGTACCGCATCTCCGGAATCGGGTTCCGCCAACGCACTGGCGGGGATGGACCCGTGCCGGAGCTTCACCGCGGATGAGGCAGCCCAGCTCGGAACGGAAGGACCTGGCCGGGCCAAGGAACTCGCAGGATCGAGAACCTGCCGGTGGCAGGTCCCGGCCGGGACGCTCACCGTGGGATTCGACGACAAGCGTGCCCTTTCGGGCCTGAACTTTGCGGACTTCCACGTCACGGACACCGATCTCGCTGGTAGGACGGCAAAGCTCGCCGAAGGCGACCCCGGTGCCGGCTCATGCCAGGTTGCGTTCGAGGTCGCTGACTCGTCGTCGGCGACGGTCCACGCGGTCGCGAGTGACATGAACAACGAGACGGCTTGTCAGTTGGCACAGCAGGTCGCGCCGATGGTGGAAGCGAAGCTTCCCCGGTAGCCGCCGAGGGATGGAGGGGGAGGGGCGAGGATGACGTCGCCGTACGAGGGGTCGGAGTACGTCGCCGATCGCGAGCAGCATGCCTACGAGCAGGCGCGCGAGCAGAACCGCGGGCTGGAGGACATTCCGCTCCTTGGCAACGTCGGCAACGTGATCGCCGAGGTCAAGTCGCGGGTGGATGCGCAGAAGGCGGCCTCGGAGTACGCCCGGCAGCAGGCGCAGGCGCTGTCGGAGAACCAGGAGTTGCGGGAGCGCCCGGCGGCGCTCGGGGGCACGCACTACCTGTCGTTCGAGCACAAGGAGCTCGACAGGTTCGTCAAGGAGAACTTCGACCCCGGTGCGGTGCACGACGTGGGCAGGACCTACCACGGGCACGGCCAGACGCTGATCGACTTCTCCAACCGCATCCGCCAAGCCGCGACCAGGACCGAGCAGACCTGGCAGGGCCAGGCCGGTGACGCGATGCGTGCGCACGTCACCGGTGTCGCCGACCGGATGGGCAGCTCTGGTCAGGCCGCGCAGCTGACGGCGAACCAGATGGGGATGCAGGCCGAGGCCGCCGAGCGGGCCCGGAACTCGATGCCCGAGGTCGTCGAGTTCGACCTCCGCAAGGAGATGGCCGGCGTCGCCGCCAGCGGCGATCCGTTCACCATGATCAGCCGGGTCAACGACATGGTGGAGAAGCACGAGAAGAGCCAGGCCGCGCACACCGAAGCCGCCCAGGTCATGCAGACCATGGAAGGCAGCTTCGGGGAGGCCGCCGCGGGAACGCCGTCCTTCGCCCCACCGCCGCCTCCGCCGATCGAGCCCACCAACTGCGAGCTGCGGAGCGAGTACAGGCCGACCTCGACTTTCAAGGAACCGAACGAGACGACCAGCACGACGACCTCCACGACCTCGACCAGCACGAACAACACCACGGGCACGCCGGCCACGACCCAGTCCTCGTGGGCGCGGGTGGGAACGGACGATCCGACGTCGCTCCCGCGCGACACGACAGGACGGCCGACGACCACGACTCCGGAGTGGCTCCAGCACACGAGCACCTCGCGGCCTGGCCAGTCGGACATGCGGTGGAACGAGAAGACGGGCCAGTGGGAGCGGCGCAATCCCTACAACGGCCGGTGGGCACCGGTTCCGCCGGGGCAGCAGCAAGGTAGGGGCGGTCCGCCCGGCGCGGGCAGTGGCCGGGGTACACCCGGGCCAGGTGGCGGCCGCGCAGGTGGTGGCGGTGCAGGCGGAGGGTCAGGCCGAGGCGTTGGCGGAGGCGTGGGTGCCGGTGGCCGGGTCGGTGGCGTTGGCGGTGTCGGCGCCGGCGGCCAGCTCGGCGCCGGAGGCCGCGCCGGGGCCGGTGCGCTCGGCGGCGTTGGAGCAGGCGGCGGCTCAGCGACGGGTTCCGGGGCAGGAAGCGGCCGCGGCGCCGGAGCGATGGGTGCCGGCGCAGGCGGGCGCGGTGGCCAAGGCGACTCCGAAGAGGACCAGGAACACCAGAACAAGTACATGGTGGAAACCGACGAGGCGTGGGACGACCTCGGGTTGCCCCAGGTCGCACCACCGGTTTTCGGTGAATGAGGGGAATTCGCCGGAACCGGACCGGTGACGGGAATTGAGCGGCGAGACGCGAATGCGGTAGCGGACTGGTCGGCGCAACCGTTGCCGTCGTAGCCGCCGCGAAGAAGGAACTGCGAACAGGTTTTTCCCCGGGGAGCTGGGCTTCCCGGGGAAAGACGTCGTGCCCGAAGGGAGAAGTGGTGGTCGATTCGTTCGCATTGTCGCTGGAGGCGGCCGACATCCTGGGCGAGGACCTGCGAGTCAACTTGCGGCGGTTCCCGTTCGAGATCCCCCATTTCGGCACGACACTCGATCAACGCGCGGCGATCCGCCGGGAGGTTTGGGCGGAGCTGAGCAGTCGCGGACTGGCCGACCAGCGCCGTCCGGAGCCCGACGTGGAAACGGCGGTGAAGCTCGTCGACCGCTCGAACCTGTCGATCGCGATCACCTCCTACGAAGTCGGGTCCGAGGACGTGTTCCGCGGCTGTGTGGCGGTTTCCGGCCGCACGGGCGTGCTCGCGCGACAGGAGCCACGGGGCGTGCGGTTCGAGTACGTCGACGTGCGCGGGCTGGCCCGGATCTGCGCGCAGCTGCTGCCCACCCACCCAGAGGGACGTCTCGAGGCGGCCACCGTGTCGGCCGGGACACCGGAACCGGCGAACCGCCGTGCCGACGACGAGGAGCAGTCCTGGCTCGGCGCGGTGCAGAAGTCGGCCGGCGGCCGCAGCGGGAGCGAGCTGCGCAAGGCGCAGGCGATCATGGCCCTGCCGCTGCTGCGGGTCGGCTACTTCGTCGTCAGCGGCCACGACGGCGCGGGGCAGCCGGTGCGGTTGCCCGCGATCGGCTGGCGCGACACCGAGGACGGCCGCTACAGCGTGACGACCCGGCGCAACCAGGCGGGCGAGCGGTGGAACACCTTCGCCGCCGCCGACGTCCCGAAGATGGCCCGCTACCTCGACGAGCAGCTCGCTCAGCTCGTGGGCTGACTCCCGGCGGCGCCGGACTGTCGCTGAACGCCGCCCTCCGGGGCCTGGGCGCGGCTGCCGGACGCCCGGCGCTCCATGTAGGTCTGGTCGGGTTCGGCGAAGCCGAAACCGCGGTACAGGCCGTGGGCGTCGTCGGTGTGCAGCATCCAGCGGAACTCTTGTCCGGGCCCCTCGTCGATCATCGTCCGCACCAGCGCCTTGCCGACGCCGTGCCCGCGGGCCTCCGGGACGGTGAACACGTCGGCCAGGTAGGCGCTCGCAACGCCGTCGGAGAAGGCCCGGGCGAACCCGATCATCCGGCCGCCGGGCCGCTCGTAGGCGCCGACGACGCGCCACGCCCCGGCGAGCTGGCGCTCCAGGTCCTCGCGAGAGCGCCAGCGGCCCCAGTACGCCTGGCTGGACATGAAGTCCCACAGCACGTCCCGGTCGACGCGGTCGAGGGAGTCGTCCAACTCGAAGTCCATCGGCCAAGACTACGACCCGGGGCGGCGTGCCGGTCCAGGGTTTTTCGGCGGGACGGTCACCGACGGCGGCCTGCCGTCACCCCAGACAGGTGTGCAGGGCGGTGAGCAGGCGCTGGGCGCGGCCGTCGTCCTCCTCCGGGCGCATCATGCACGGCACGTACGAGAAGGCGACGCCGCGGTGCGGCCAGCAGCCGTGGAGGGAGCCGCCCGCACCGCTGTGGCCGAAGGCGACCGGTTCCGGGCCGTAGGTGCCCAGCGGATCCTGCACCTCGAAGCCGAGGCCGAAGACCAGCGGGCGACCGGTGCCGGGGTCCTCGCCGCGGCTTTCCTCCCGGTGCACGCGGTCCAGCGTCGACGGGCTGACGAGGTTGCCGCTCACCAGCGCCGCGTACACGCCCGCCATGCCGCCGGCGGTGGCCATCGCCCCGCCGCCGGGCACGCCGCCGGTCCACCACCCTTCGGTGTTCCACGGCGTGCCGTCGCCGACCAGCGACGGCGGGTTGCCGTAGACCTTCTCGGTGTGCGCGCGGCTCTCCGCGGTGTCCAGGCGGTTCGCCACCCGGTAGTCAGGGGAGCGCCAGCACCGTCCGGTGCGGTGCCACTGGGACGACGGCAGGCCGAGCCACACGTCGACGCCGAGCGCGGTGGTGATCTCGTCGCGCACGAAGTGCGCGATCTCGCGGCCGTCGGTGCGGCGCACGAGCTCGGCTGCCAGCCAGCCGAAGGTGAGGGCGTGGTAGGCGACCCGTTCGCCGACCGGCCACAGTGGACTCTGCCGTGCGAGCAGCGCGGCCATGCCCGGGTTGTCCAGGGACTGCTCCGGCGTGATCCGCCGCTCCGGGTACGGCAGCCCGGCGGCGTGCGAAAGCACGTGCCGTACCAGCACGTCCTGCTTGCCCGCCGCCGCGAACTCCGGCCAGTACTCGGCCACCCGCGCGTCCGGATCGATCGCCCCGCGCTCGACGAGCAGCGCGATCGCGGTGGACACGACGCCTTTCGTGCCGGAGAAGACCGGCATCAGCGTGTCCGCCGTCATCGGCTGCTCGCCGTCGGGGTCGCGGTGTCCGCCGTGCAGCTCCACGACGGGACGGCCGTCGCGGAACACCGCGAAGGCGCTGCCCGCGCCGCCGTCGGCGTCCAGGACCGCCGCGAACTCCGCTGCGACGTGGTCGAACGCCTCGTCGAAGCGCCCGTGCACCACCGCCATCAGAGCGCCCCTTCGATCTGGAAGTTCGGGGCGTCGACCAGCAGTGAGCGCGTGTACTCGTGCTGAGGGGAGGCGAAGAGCTCCGCCACCGGTGCCTGCTCGACGATCCGGCCGTCCTGCAGCACCGCGACCTGCTGGGCGATGTTGCGCACCAGCGCGATGTTGTGCGTGACGAAGACCAGCGACAGCCCCATCTTCTCCTGGAGTCCGCGCAGCAGGTCCACGATCGCCGACTGCACCGAGACGTCCAGCGCGGAGGTGATCTCGTCGCAGACCAGCACCTCGGGCCTGGTGACCAGCGCCCGCGCGATCGCGACGCGCTGCCGTTCGCCGCCGCTGAGCTGGTCGGGGTAGCGCTCGGCGATGTCGGGCCGCAGCGCCGCCAGCTCCAGCGCCTCGATGACGCGCTCGCCGGTGCCGGTGGCCGAACCGTCGCCCAGCACCGAGATCGGCTGAGCCACCAGGTCGCGCACCCGCCGCCGCGGGTTCAGCGACTCGTACGGGTTCTGGAACACGTACTGCACCTGGCGGCGCTGCTCGCGGGTGCGCTTGGCGCTGCTGCGCGCGAGTTCCGTCCCGTGCAGGCGCACCGATCCCCGGTGCTTCGGGTGCAGCCCGGCCAAGCAGCGCGACAGCGTCGTCTTGCCGCTGCCGGACTCGCCGAGCAGCGCCAGGCACGACCCGGCGGGCACCGACAGCGTCACGTCCCGCAGCACGGGCGTTTTCGTGTACCAGGCACCGACTCCCTCGACCTCCAGCACCGGTTTCGCTTCGACCGCCGCCGGATCCGAGTCGCGCGGGGTCACCTCGAGCAGTTCCGAGCGCGGGTTCAGGCAGCGGATCAGGTGCTCCGCCGACACTTCCACCAGCTCGGGTACCTGGTCGCGGCATTCGGCGGTGGCCGCCGCGCACCGCGGCGCGAAGGCGCAACCGTCGGGCCGGTCCAGCGGCGAGGGCGCGTGGCCGTCGATGGCCTGCATCGCGCGGGAGCCGTCCAGGTCCGGCACCGCCAGCACCAGCCCGGCGGTGTAGTGGTGGCGAGGGTGCGCGAGCACCTGCCCGGTCGGCCCGGTCTCCACGATGCGCCCCGAGTACATCACCGCGATGCGGTCGGCCAGCTCGGCGACGACGGCCATGTCGTGCGAGATGTAGACGCCCGCGGTGCCGTGCCGCTCGCACATCTCGCGGATGGTGGTCAGCACCCGCTTCTGCGTGGTGACGTCGAGCCCCGTGGTCGGCTCGTCGAGGACCACGACCTCCGGGCGTCCGACGAAGGCCATCGCGATCGCGATCCGCTGCTGCTGCCCTCCCGAGAGCTCGTGCGGGTAGCGGCGCAGGAACTCGTCGTCGCCGGGCAGCGCGACCTCTTCCAGCACCTGCCGGATGCGCTCCCGCGCCCGCGAGCCCGACACGTCGTGCACGCATTCGGAGAGCTGCGTCAGCAGCCGTAACGCCGGGTTGAGCGCCGACGCCGGGGACTGCGGGATGTAGGCGACCCGCCTGCCGCGCATCGCCGCGGCCTCCGAGGGGGACAGCCCCACCAGGTCGGTGTCCCCGACGGTGATGCGCCCACCGGCGATGCGCGTGCCGCGCTTGCAGTAGCGCAGCATCGCCAGCCCGAGCGTGGTCTTGCCCGAACCCGACTCGCCGATCAGGCCCAGGATCTCGCCCGGTGCGAGGGTGAAGTCGACGTCGGCGACGATCGCGGCCTCCGAGGGCACGCCGCGGACCTCGACGCCGGCGGCGTTCAGCGCAGTCGTCATCAGCTCCGGCCTCCCTTCTCGATTCCGCGGTCGACGCCGGCCACCGACCGCGCCAGCCCGTCGGCCACCAGGTTCGTGCCGATGGTCAGCACCGCGATGGCCAGCACCGGCAGCGCCACCGCCCACGGCTGCACCGTCAGCGCGATGCGGTTCTCGTTGATCATCAAACCCCAGTCGGCGGTCGGCGGTTGCAGTCCGAGGCCGAGGAAGCTCAGCCCGGCGACGATGCCGATGGAGTAGTTCAGCCGTAGGCCCAGCTCCACCAGCACGGTGCCGGTGACGTTGGGCAGGATCTCGCCGAGCAGGATGCGGGTGCGCGACATCCCGATCGCCTCCGCCGACTTGACGAAGTCGCGCTCGGCGACCGACAGCGTCGCCGCCCGGACCACCCGCATCACGCGCGGCAGGTGACCGCCCGCGACCACCAGCACCAGCAGCCACAGCTCGGGGCCGACCACGCTGACGAACAGCAGCGCCAGCACCACCTGCGGGAACGCCAGCACGATGTCGGCCACGCGCATCACCGACTCGTCCAGCCACCCGCGCCGGTAGCCGGCGTACATGCCCAGCAGCGCGCCGAGCCCGACGCCGAGCAGCGTCGCCACCGCGGCGAGCATCAGCAGCGTGCGACCGCCGTGCAGGAAGCGGGTCAGCACGTCGCGGCCCAGGTTGT of Saccharopolyspora erythraea contains these proteins:
- a CDS encoding DUF3558 family protein, producing MSTAAVVAFAVVPLVLGGCGSGMGSGPSPSSGTASPESGSANALAGMDPCRSFTADEAAQLGTEGPGRAKELAGSRTCRWQVPAGTLTVGFDDKRALSGLNFADFHVTDTDLAGRTAKLAEGDPGAGSCQVAFEVADSSSATVHAVASDMNNETACQLAQQVAPMVEAKLPR
- a CDS encoding ESX secretion-associated protein EspG, yielding MVDSFALSLEAADILGEDLRVNLRRFPFEIPHFGTTLDQRAAIRREVWAELSSRGLADQRRPEPDVETAVKLVDRSNLSIAITSYEVGSEDVFRGCVAVSGRTGVLARQEPRGVRFEYVDVRGLARICAQLLPTHPEGRLEAATVSAGTPEPANRRADDEEQSWLGAVQKSAGGRSGSELRKAQAIMALPLLRVGYFVVSGHDGAGQPVRLPAIGWRDTEDGRYSVTTRRNQAGERWNTFAAADVPKMARYLDEQLAQLVG
- a CDS encoding GNAT family N-acetyltransferase, whose product is MDFELDDSLDRVDRDVLWDFMSSQAYWGRWRSREDLERQLAGAWRVVGAYERPGGRMIGFARAFSDGVASAYLADVFTVPEARGHGVGKALVRTMIDEGPGQEFRWMLHTDDAHGLYRGFGFAEPDQTYMERRASGSRAQAPEGGVQRQSGAAGSQPTS
- a CDS encoding serine hydrolase domain-containing protein, which produces MAVVHGRFDEAFDHVAAEFAAVLDADGGAGSAFAVFRDGRPVVELHGGHRDPDGEQPMTADTLMPVFSGTKGVVSTAIALLVERGAIDPDARVAEYWPEFAAAGKQDVLVRHVLSHAAGLPYPERRITPEQSLDNPGMAALLARQSPLWPVGERVAYHALTFGWLAAELVRRTDGREIAHFVRDEITTALGVDVWLGLPSSQWHRTGRCWRSPDYRVANRLDTAESRAHTEKVYGNPPSLVGDGTPWNTEGWWTGGVPGGGAMATAGGMAGVYAALVSGNLVSPSTLDRVHREESRGEDPGTGRPLVFGLGFEVQDPLGTYGPEPVAFGHSGAGGSLHGCWPHRGVAFSYVPCMMRPEEDDGRAQRLLTALHTCLG
- a CDS encoding ABC transporter ATP-binding protein, giving the protein MTTALNAAGVEVRGVPSEAAIVADVDFTLAPGEILGLIGESGSGKTTLGLAMLRYCKRGTRIAGGRITVGDTDLVGLSPSEAAAMRGRRVAYIPQSPASALNPALRLLTQLSECVHDVSGSRARERIRQVLEEVALPGDDEFLRRYPHELSGGQQQRIAIAMAFVGRPEVVVLDEPTTGLDVTTQKRVLTTIREMCERHGTAGVYISHDMAVVAELADRIAVMYSGRIVETGPTGQVLAHPRHHYTAGLVLAVPDLDGSRAMQAIDGHAPSPLDRPDGCAFAPRCAAATAECRDQVPELVEVSAEHLIRCLNPRSELLEVTPRDSDPAAVEAKPVLEVEGVGAWYTKTPVLRDVTLSVPAGSCLALLGESGSGKTTLSRCLAGLHPKHRGSVRLHGTELARSSAKRTREQRRQVQYVFQNPYESLNPRRRVRDLVAQPISVLGDGSATGTGERVIEALELAALRPDIAERYPDQLSGGERQRVAIARALVTRPEVLVCDEITSALDVSVQSAIVDLLRGLQEKMGLSLVFVTHNIALVRNIAQQVAVLQDGRIVEQAPVAELFASPQHEYTRSLLVDAPNFQIEGAL
- a CDS encoding ABC transporter permease, whose amino-acid sequence is MTATTNAPAVQHVPRAAGVLRTALRLPRSKVGLGLAALVLLVAVAGPWIAPHSATEFVNTPFSDPAAGSWFGTDNLGRDVLTRFLHGGRTLLMLAAVATLLGVGLGALLGMYAGYRRGWLDESVMRVADIVLAFPQVVLALLFVSVVGPELWLLVLVVAGGHLPRVMRVVRAATLSVAERDFVKSAEAIGMSRTRILLGEILPNVTGTVLVELGLRLNYSIGIVAGLSFLGLGLQPPTADWGLMINENRIALTVQPWAVALPVLAIAVLTIGTNLVADGLARSVAGVDRGIEKGGRS